Proteins from a genomic interval of Paenibacillus sp. FSL H8-0048:
- a CDS encoding SDR family NAD(P)-dependent oxidoreductase, with translation MLQGMKVIVTGAASGIGKAIVRHSLEAGAEVIACDLDGPRLEELKHEAATDKLYTYRLDVADYSEVEHFFSALQQEHAHVSGLVNNAGIYLGRSLLEYTPEEISRVMDINIKGYVYFSQAFGRMLLERKQKGVIVNMSSVSGQEGSSDAIYGLTKAAILGLTKSCAMNFAPSIRVNAVAPTMAATPMMGDIPAWRQQEYREHQLNPEPLLAEDVADTVIFMLSSRARAYTGATFDINNGCYLR, from the coding sequence ATGCTGCAAGGAATGAAAGTAATAGTGACCGGTGCGGCTTCAGGTATTGGTAAGGCTATTGTCAGACATAGTCTGGAGGCGGGAGCAGAGGTTATTGCCTGTGACCTGGATGGACCGCGTCTGGAGGAGCTGAAGCATGAAGCCGCTACGGATAAGCTCTATACTTACCGCCTGGATGTCGCCGATTACAGCGAGGTGGAGCACTTCTTCTCAGCCCTTCAGCAAGAGCATGCTCATGTGAGCGGGCTGGTTAACAATGCAGGGATCTATCTGGGCCGCAGCCTGCTGGAGTATACTCCGGAGGAGATCAGCCGCGTGATGGATATCAACATCAAAGGGTATGTCTACTTCTCCCAGGCCTTCGGGCGGATGCTGCTGGAGCGGAAGCAGAAGGGCGTCATCGTTAACATGTCATCAGTCTCCGGCCAGGAGGGCAGCTCCGACGCAATATACGGTCTAACGAAGGCTGCTATTCTTGGCTTGACCAAGAGCTGCGCAATGAATTTTGCCCCTTCGATCCGCGTGAATGCGGTGGCTCCGACCATGGCGGCCACCCCGATGATGGGAGATATCCCGGCCTGGAGGCAGCAGGAATACCGGGAACACCAGTTAAATCCCGAACCGCTGCTGGCGGAGGATGTTGCCGATACGGTGATTTTTATGCTGAGCAGCAGAGCCAGAGCTTATACCGGAGCCACCTTTGATATCAACAATGGCTGTTATTTGCGTTGA
- a CDS encoding spore germination protein has protein sequence MDNLNSPVSPKLEDNISTIQARLGNSPDLVIRTYELINRTARVAAIYVAGITDRVMVDDYISHVMSFQALNDRARLAVTPEEVYSYIKENALSIGKEKLVTDINGLLEALLSGDTVILVNGVGGGISGSTCGGESRAVTEAGTQVAIRGSKESFTETISTNIALVRKIIKNPDLWTETMKLGDVTHTDITIMYIRGIADEETIQAFKDKLLEIKVDMVLESGYIEQIVEDNKYSPFPTMFNTERPDSVAANLLDGRIAIFVDGTPFVLIAPTTFFMFFHTVEDYYQRYDISSLIRMLRFVCLIISLYGPAIFVAALNFHQEMIPTPLLINLASQREGVPFPAFVEAVLMEVTFEIIREAGVRMPSPIGQTVSIIGGLVLGTAAVQAGIVSPAMVIVVSLTGISSFATPAFNMALSIRMLRFIIMGIAAFMGLYGIAIFTIMLIAHLCSLRSLGVPYMTPIGPFVPGNLKDTFIRSPQSFTRLRKRLVNNSKRSSASPAGKRAAGRKSDER, from the coding sequence ATGGATAATTTAAATTCGCCGGTCTCCCCTAAGCTGGAAGACAACATCAGTACCATTCAAGCAAGGCTCGGCAACAGCCCCGATCTGGTTATACGCACCTATGAACTAATTAATAGAACAGCCCGTGTGGCTGCAATTTATGTCGCTGGCATAACAGACAGAGTGATGGTTGATGATTATATCTCGCATGTGATGTCCTTTCAAGCTCTGAATGACCGTGCGCGGCTTGCGGTAACCCCGGAGGAAGTCTACAGCTATATTAAAGAGAATGCCCTTAGCATCGGCAAGGAGAAGCTCGTTACAGATATTAACGGGCTGCTGGAGGCGCTGCTCTCGGGCGATACGGTTATTCTGGTGAACGGAGTGGGGGGAGGTATCAGCGGAAGCACCTGCGGCGGGGAGTCCCGCGCGGTTACGGAGGCAGGTACCCAGGTCGCCATCCGCGGCTCCAAAGAAAGCTTCACCGAGACCATCAGCACGAATATTGCCCTGGTCCGCAAAATCATCAAGAACCCGGACCTCTGGACTGAAACGATGAAGCTGGGCGATGTCACCCACACTGATATTACGATTATGTATATCCGCGGCATTGCAGATGAAGAGACGATTCAGGCGTTCAAGGATAAGCTCCTGGAGATTAAGGTCGATATGGTTCTGGAGTCGGGATATATCGAGCAGATTGTGGAAGACAATAAATATTCGCCGTTCCCCACCATGTTCAATACGGAGCGCCCGGATAGCGTGGCAGCCAATCTGCTGGATGGACGGATCGCTATCTTCGTGGACGGTACCCCGTTTGTCCTCATCGCTCCTACCACCTTCTTCATGTTCTTTCATACGGTGGAGGATTACTACCAGCGGTATGATATCTCCTCGCTGATCCGGATGCTCCGGTTCGTATGCCTTATTATTTCCCTGTATGGCCCGGCGATCTTTGTCGCTGCGCTGAACTTCCATCAGGAGATGATTCCAACCCCGCTGCTGATCAATCTGGCGTCACAGCGGGAAGGGGTGCCGTTCCCTGCCTTTGTTGAAGCGGTTCTCATGGAGGTTACCTTCGAGATTATCCGGGAAGCAGGGGTACGTATGCCTTCGCCCATCGGCCAGACCGTCTCCATCATCGGCGGTCTGGTGCTCGGGACAGCAGCGGTTCAGGCAGGGATCGTCTCGCCGGCGATGGTAATCGTGGTCTCCCTAACAGGAATATCCAGCTTCGCTACCCCGGCCTTCAACATGGCCCTCTCCATCCGCATGCTGCGGTTTATCATCATGGGAATCGCCGCATTTATGGGGCTGTATGGCATCGCCATATTCACTATTATGCTGATTGCCCATTTGTGCAGCCTGCGTTCGCTCGGTGTTCCTTACATGACGCCTATTGGTCCCTTTGTTCCGGGGAATCTGAAGGATACCTTCATCCGCTCCCCGCAGAGCTTCACGAGGCTCAGAAAGCGGCTTGTCAACAACAGCAAGCGCTCTTCAGCCTCTCCCGCAGGGAAAAGGGCCGCCGGGAGGAAATCTGATGAACGGTAA
- a CDS encoding ABC transporter substrate-binding protein: MPYLQSRRIHRKAWIVLSLLLALTLIASACGNNTSNNSSGAASAKATGTPASSTQAEKAAATTAPAFHTVTTVNGDIEVPAAPQRIVAEEYLGSLIALDTIPVGAPGLTLENMYFKEFLTGVADTGTYGKMSPENILALNPDLIISGNADSYAALSKIAPTVIVPYGDLKNAHEELTYFGKLLGKEQEAAAWLADYDKRIADAKARVDAAIPAGATFSILEHADKSTWVYGDNFGRGGQPIYQALGRKPPAGVADEIMEKQWAELSAETLGKYAGDYLVITDNTRTAQDFQADPIWGSLPAVKNGKIYVWKEERSWYYDPIAVLAQTEELADWLTGAQQ; the protein is encoded by the coding sequence ATCCCATATTTACAATCACGCCGCATTCACCGGAAAGCTTGGATCGTCCTGTCTTTGCTTCTGGCATTGACTCTTATCGCCTCTGCTTGTGGAAATAACACTTCTAATAACAGCAGTGGTGCCGCTTCAGCTAAGGCTACCGGGACACCCGCTTCCTCCACCCAGGCAGAGAAGGCTGCTGCAACCACAGCTCCCGCCTTCCATACCGTGACCACTGTGAACGGAGATATTGAAGTGCCGGCAGCACCGCAGCGGATTGTTGCCGAGGAATATCTGGGCAGCTTGATTGCCCTGGATACGATTCCTGTCGGTGCTCCGGGGCTTACACTGGAGAATATGTATTTCAAGGAATTCCTAACAGGAGTAGCCGATACCGGCACTTACGGCAAAATGTCACCGGAGAATATCCTCGCGCTGAATCCCGACTTGATTATCTCCGGCAATGCAGACAGCTATGCCGCGCTCAGCAAAATTGCCCCAACGGTTATTGTGCCGTACGGTGATTTGAAGAATGCGCATGAAGAGCTGACCTATTTCGGCAAGCTGCTGGGCAAGGAGCAGGAGGCAGCAGCATGGCTGGCTGATTACGATAAGCGTATTGCGGACGCCAAGGCCCGCGTGGATGCAGCGATTCCTGCCGGGGCCACCTTCAGTATTCTCGAGCATGCAGACAAGTCCACCTGGGTCTATGGGGACAACTTCGGACGGGGAGGACAGCCTATCTATCAGGCACTGGGGCGCAAGCCTCCGGCTGGAGTGGCTGATGAAATTATGGAGAAGCAGTGGGCAGAATTATCCGCTGAGACCCTGGGTAAGTATGCGGGTGATTATCTGGTCATCACTGACAATACCCGAACTGCTCAAGACTTCCAGGCAGACCCGATCTGGGGCAGCCTGCCAGCGGTCAAGAACGGGAAGATTTACGTATGGAAAGAAGAGCGCTCCTGGTATTATGATCCGATTGCCGTTCTGGCCCAGACGGAGGAGCTGGCCGATTGGCTGACCGGGGCACAACAATAA
- a CDS encoding NAD(P)/FAD-dependent oxidoreductase, with protein MNEPMELYDVTIIGGGPAGMYTAFYSGMRDLKTKLIEAKDELGGRMLIYPEKMIWDVGGVTPILCRQLIDQLAEQARTFDPTLVFGQQIVHQARQEDGTYILTSATGEQHWTRTVILTIGYGILQMAKLEIEGADRYEVTNLHYTVQELEPFRGKRVLISGGGDSAVDWANELEGIAASVTVVHRREQFGGHEKNIARMKASSVDVRVPCAVSQLHSSDGEQIDQVTVCHIQTGEHEQLEVDAVIVNHGLRSDFGPLKDWGLDMGEWCANVSGKLETNLPGIFAAGDFVDHESKVRLIAGTFTDAVLALNSAKLYMDPTAEKVAYVSSHNDRFKEKNKALGVVDNH; from the coding sequence ATGAATGAACCAATGGAATTATACGATGTGACGATTATTGGCGGCGGCCCCGCAGGCATGTATACAGCGTTCTATAGCGGAATGAGGGATTTGAAGACCAAGCTGATTGAAGCGAAGGATGAGCTGGGCGGCAGAATGCTGATCTATCCCGAGAAAATGATCTGGGATGTCGGAGGAGTAACACCTATTCTCTGCCGCCAGTTAATCGATCAGCTGGCAGAGCAGGCACGCACCTTCGATCCTACCCTCGTATTCGGACAGCAGATTGTTCATCAAGCCCGCCAGGAGGACGGAACGTATATCCTGACCTCGGCCACCGGCGAGCAGCACTGGACCCGTACCGTTATTCTCACCATCGGATACGGTATTCTGCAGATGGCGAAGCTGGAGATTGAAGGGGCGGACCGCTATGAGGTGACGAACCTGCACTACACGGTTCAGGAGCTGGAGCCCTTCCGCGGCAAGCGGGTGCTGATCTCGGGCGGCGGAGATTCCGCAGTGGACTGGGCGAATGAGCTGGAGGGGATTGCGGCCAGTGTAACCGTGGTACACCGGCGGGAGCAGTTCGGCGGGCATGAGAAGAATATTGCCCGGATGAAGGCCTCCTCGGTGGATGTGCGTGTGCCTTGCGCGGTAAGCCAGCTGCACAGCAGCGACGGAGAGCAGATTGATCAGGTGACCGTCTGCCATATCCAGACCGGAGAGCACGAGCAGCTTGAGGTCGATGCCGTCATTGTCAACCACGGGCTGAGAAGCGACTTCGGTCCGTTGAAGGACTGGGGGCTGGATATGGGGGAATGGTGTGCGAACGTCAGCGGGAAGCTGGAGACCAATCTGCCGGGCATCTTCGCTGCCGGAGATTTCGTGGATCATGAGAGCAAGGTACGGCTCATTGCCGGAACATTCACCGATGCGGTGCTTGCCCTGAACAGCGCGAAGCTGTACATGGACCCTACCGCTGAGAAGGTAGCCTACGTCTCCTCGCATAATGACCGGTTCAAGGAGAAAAATAAGGCGCTTGGCGTAGTAGATAATCACTAG
- a CDS encoding AraC family transcriptional regulator, with product MQTRNAGSSWPNPHSFYIPVRVAALDQASINRDNPIQPFTSFLAVITGGSGVIELNGEHIRLSGGHILCSDSSADNRLPRGHKLQGVWIEYAVISGNIRTFSPLNHGQPVRSCPPHLSTLAVQLLNGWNQPEQHTPFALQALFTELLSELYDNSAECAERPTQWIDHVLHHIESHYNEDLTREQAAGLAGITPEHFSRSFRKFTGQTFNEYITLLRIRKAQQRILTGAPNLSTLALEVGYSEGTYLSRKFKQVVGISPSAFHRKSKSVVSLNFNHTASLHALEVIPRLGVYSAWMESMQPVPSRKKLLDEGIGSEGLYERLSSARPDVIISYSLPDKSKQLLSVAPVIEIPFMQMDWREQFRLIAEVTGRQPQAEAWLSHYDWHCYQANQLLDRQIGDRGTAMVLELGAETAYCFSSSYGRGTQILYHDLGFRPPLGLVAEGLLDKGYLEIAFHNIARYSADHIFITSSRKAAEALEPLQSFLHPVQQQPINGSVGGRIYFLNQSGMFYGFDPLSSKAQLKVLVQALTS from the coding sequence ATGCAGACGCGAAATGCCGGCAGTTCATGGCCTAATCCTCACAGCTTTTATATTCCGGTACGTGTAGCGGCACTGGATCAAGCCTCCATTAACCGTGACAATCCCATTCAGCCCTTCACCTCATTCCTGGCGGTAATCACCGGAGGAAGCGGAGTCATTGAGCTGAACGGCGAACACATCCGTCTATCCGGCGGTCATATTCTGTGCAGTGACAGTTCGGCAGATAACAGGCTGCCTCGCGGCCATAAGCTGCAGGGCGTGTGGATCGAATATGCTGTGATCTCCGGCAACATCCGGACGTTCAGCCCGCTGAACCATGGTCAGCCGGTCCGAAGCTGTCCGCCCCACTTAAGCACGCTCGCTGTGCAGCTTCTTAACGGCTGGAACCAGCCGGAGCAGCATACGCCGTTTGCCTTACAAGCCCTGTTCACGGAGCTGCTCAGTGAGCTGTACGACAATTCTGCGGAGTGCGCAGAGCGGCCAACTCAGTGGATTGACCATGTACTGCATCATATAGAGTCCCATTATAATGAAGATTTGACGAGAGAACAGGCTGCCGGGCTTGCCGGAATCACCCCGGAGCATTTCTCCCGCAGCTTCCGCAAGTTCACCGGACAGACCTTCAACGAATACATAACGCTGCTGCGCATCCGCAAGGCCCAGCAGCGTATCCTTACAGGAGCTCCGAATCTGAGTACGCTGGCGCTTGAGGTAGGATATAGCGAAGGGACCTATTTAAGCCGCAAATTCAAGCAGGTCGTAGGCATTTCCCCTTCAGCCTTTCACCGTAAGAGCAAATCCGTAGTCTCGCTGAACTTCAATCATACCGCCAGCCTCCATGCGCTCGAAGTCATTCCCCGCCTGGGAGTCTACTCGGCCTGGATGGAGAGCATGCAGCCCGTTCCCTCCAGGAAAAAGCTGCTGGATGAAGGAATCGGCTCTGAAGGTCTATACGAACGTCTATCTTCAGCCCGGCCGGATGTCATTATCAGCTATTCCTTGCCTGACAAGAGCAAGCAGCTCCTGTCCGTAGCGCCGGTGATCGAGATTCCCTTCATGCAGATGGATTGGCGGGAGCAGTTCCGCCTGATTGCCGAGGTGACCGGGCGTCAGCCACAGGCAGAGGCCTGGCTAAGCCACTATGACTGGCATTGTTATCAAGCTAATCAGCTGCTCGACCGGCAGATCGGTGACCGGGGGACCGCCATGGTCCTGGAGCTTGGCGCAGAGACAGCCTACTGCTTCAGCAGCAGCTATGGCCGCGGGACGCAGATTCTGTATCATGATCTTGGCTTCCGCCCGCCGCTTGGCCTTGTTGCCGAAGGACTGCTGGATAAGGGTTATCTGGAGATTGCCTTCCATAACATTGCCCGCTACTCCGCTGACCATATCTTTATTACCTCAAGCAGGAAGGCTGCTGAAGCGCTGGAGCCGCTGCAGAGCTTTCTTCACCCTGTACAGCAACAGCCCATCAACGGCTCAGTAGGCGGAAGAATCTACTTCCTGAATCAGTCAGGGATGTTCTACGGCTTCGATCCGCTCTCCTCCAAGGCCCAGCTGAAGGTGCTGGTGCAGGCGCTGACATCATAA
- a CDS encoding FecCD family ABC transporter permease has product MSSEDTRRKHGLRVIGVLAVLIVIMFIISVNTGYIRLTPFELLDTLVGKGTDKQELILFQFRLPRIVISLLIGIALAVSGAVMQGVFRNDLADPGILGINAGAGLMVMLLISFYPTTSAAPVYLLPVVAFAGAACTAALIYSLAFKRHQGISPIRLLLTGVAVAAGMSAAMIVLTLRLDPDKYQFVATWLAGSIWGTSWKFVLSLLPWIVILLPYVIYKARVMNVLNLGEQTATGLGANVSREQFRLLAAAVGLAASSVAVSGGIGFVGLVGPHLARRLVGPKHQLMLPASALIGALLVITADTIGRRILQPSEIPTGIVVAVIGAPYFLYLLARTKS; this is encoded by the coding sequence ATGTCTTCAGAAGATACAAGGCGTAAGCATGGCCTGAGGGTGATTGGCGTGCTGGCCGTTCTGATTGTGATCATGTTCATTATAAGTGTGAATACAGGATACATAAGACTTACTCCCTTTGAGCTGCTGGATACGCTGGTCGGCAAGGGGACGGACAAGCAGGAGCTGATTCTGTTCCAGTTCCGCCTGCCGCGGATTGTCATTTCTCTGTTAATTGGTATCGCACTTGCCGTATCCGGCGCAGTGATGCAGGGGGTCTTCCGCAATGATCTGGCTGACCCGGGCATTCTCGGCATTAATGCCGGGGCCGGACTGATGGTCATGCTGCTGATTTCCTTCTACCCGACGACCTCGGCGGCTCCGGTCTATCTGTTGCCTGTGGTTGCCTTTGCCGGAGCGGCCTGCACTGCCGCTCTGATCTATAGCCTCGCCTTCAAGCGGCATCAGGGTATTTCGCCGATCCGGCTGCTGCTAACCGGGGTCGCAGTGGCGGCAGGCATGAGCGCGGCGATGATCGTGCTGACGCTTCGCCTCGACCCGGACAAGTATCAGTTCGTGGCTACCTGGCTGGCGGGCAGCATCTGGGGTACAAGCTGGAAGTTTGTCTTGTCCCTGCTGCCCTGGATCGTGATTCTGCTGCCTTATGTCATCTACAAGGCCCGGGTGATGAATGTACTTAATCTGGGCGAGCAGACAGCGACAGGACTCGGAGCTAACGTTAGCAGAGAGCAGTTCCGCCTGCTGGCAGCAGCGGTCGGCCTTGCGGCCTCCAGCGTAGCGGTCAGCGGCGGCATCGGCTTCGTCGGGCTGGTTGGTCCGCATCTGGCACGGCGGCTGGTCGGGCCGAAGCATCAGCTGATGCTGCCCGCCTCCGCGCTGATCGGCGCGCTGCTTGTCATTACGGCCGATACAATAGGACGGCGGATATTGCAGCCATCCGAGATTCCTACCGGCATAGTGGTAGCTGTCATCGGCGCTCCATACTTTCTGTATCTTCTGGCCCGTACCAAATCTTAA
- a CDS encoding Ger(x)C family spore germination protein, which yields MNGKGLLRLIAVAVLVLPLGGCWNSRELNELAVVSGIGMDLVPETDEYRVTFQLVNPSSTSTSTSPGSGKPAVVVVSATDKTMFGALRRASKHVTRQLFFAHTQLIVLGERLARDGINDIFDIFERSHELRLNSEILVARDSDAASVLKLLTPVESLPALGLVKKAQNTSRVWGENRPISVFDVIHAITGEGDLTINAVKIKGNAEEGEKSSNLEGSETLTETMMNGLGVFRQGKLLYWMKDSEARGTEWLLNQIEETVLNIDADDKKESVAVNIIYSRTEVKTTMEEGLPVFHVTIAEEGSVNETDSFVDLSKREEIMKIEQGLEKKTRIEVMQAFQKGQQLESDIFNFGNELKRTNPQEWAALDGDWGRVFAKGRLDLKIKAYIRSTGMGLKPYIPEGK from the coding sequence ATGAACGGTAAGGGGCTGCTGCGTCTGATTGCCGTAGCGGTGCTGGTCCTGCCGCTGGGCGGCTGCTGGAACAGCCGGGAATTGAATGAGCTGGCCGTTGTCAGCGGGATCGGGATGGATCTCGTTCCGGAGACCGATGAATACCGGGTCACCTTTCAATTGGTCAATCCGTCTTCCACATCAACAAGTACCTCTCCCGGAAGCGGCAAGCCTGCTGTAGTGGTGGTGTCAGCCACAGACAAAACGATGTTCGGCGCGTTGCGGCGGGCGTCGAAGCATGTGACCCGCCAGCTTTTTTTTGCCCATACCCAGCTAATTGTACTCGGGGAGCGCCTGGCGCGGGACGGGATTAACGATATCTTCGACATCTTCGAGCGGTCCCATGAGCTGCGGCTCAATTCAGAAATATTAGTCGCCCGTGACAGTGATGCCGCTTCAGTCTTGAAGCTGCTGACCCCTGTAGAGAGTCTGCCGGCCCTGGGGCTGGTCAAAAAGGCGCAGAATACCTCCAGAGTCTGGGGCGAGAACCGGCCAATCAGCGTCTTCGATGTCATTCACGCCATTACAGGAGAAGGCGATCTGACGATCAATGCGGTGAAGATTAAGGGAAATGCCGAGGAGGGGGAGAAGAGCAGTAATCTGGAAGGGTCTGAAACCTTGACTGAGACGATGATGAACGGGCTTGGGGTGTTCAGGCAGGGGAAGCTGCTCTACTGGATGAAGGACTCCGAAGCAAGAGGAACCGAGTGGCTGCTTAACCAGATAGAAGAAACAGTACTCAATATTGATGCAGATGATAAAAAAGAGTCCGTTGCCGTCAATATCATCTATTCCAGAACGGAGGTAAAGACCACGATGGAGGAGGGTCTTCCGGTCTTTCATGTGACGATTGCGGAGGAGGGAAGCGTTAACGAAACAGACAGCTTCGTAGACCTCAGCAAGCGGGAGGAAATCATGAAGATTGAACAGGGGCTGGAGAAGAAGACGAGGATTGAGGTCATGCAGGCTTTTCAGAAGGGGCAGCAGCTGGAGAGTGATATATTCAATTTCGGCAATGAGCTGAAACGGACGAATCCGCAGGAATGGGCGGCACTGGACGGGGACTGGGGCCGAGTCTTTGCGAAGGGAAGGCTGGACCTTAAGATCAAGGCTTACATCCGCAGTACCGGCATGGGTCTGAAACCCTATATCCCCGAAGGTAAATAA
- a CDS encoding GNAT family N-acetyltransferase yields MFVSFGLEDDVLHSRLFMQEEVEYNLIHLIAGNQESLRLKTEENDLIAAHAAGRNLWLWLSPELTEERRLSLVSQLAEMLADRKLPGITGTSETGKLFADAYSKLTGNSHHVRMMMEAYHCPQVQLPHGVGGKLQQAEPDDIPLIAGYLAGFVQDCFGMESAPEDHLDYAGAVTESGRLRLWIDREQPVSMVHLAHQSARHARINEVYTPRGFRKHGYASAAVAALCAELLSKGLTPMLYADAANPDSNKVYQSVGFRRTGSIVDLRFQ; encoded by the coding sequence ATGTTTGTAAGCTTTGGGCTGGAGGATGATGTGCTGCACAGCAGGCTGTTCATGCAGGAAGAAGTAGAATATAACCTGATTCATCTGATCGCGGGGAATCAGGAGTCCCTGCGGCTGAAGACGGAGGAGAATGACCTGATTGCCGCCCATGCCGCCGGGCGTAACTTGTGGTTGTGGTTATCACCGGAGCTGACTGAAGAGAGGCGCCTTTCCCTTGTAAGCCAGCTGGCGGAAATGTTGGCGGACCGGAAGTTGCCGGGAATTACCGGAACGTCGGAGACGGGGAAGCTGTTCGCCGATGCCTACAGCAAGCTTACCGGCAATTCTCATCATGTACGGATGATGATGGAGGCCTATCACTGCCCGCAGGTGCAGCTGCCGCATGGTGTCGGCGGGAAGCTGCAGCAGGCGGAGCCGGACGATATTCCGCTCATCGCGGGGTATTTAGCCGGATTCGTGCAGGATTGCTTCGGTATGGAGAGTGCACCGGAGGATCATCTGGACTATGCCGGGGCGGTCACGGAGTCCGGCAGGCTCCGTCTGTGGATCGACCGGGAACAGCCGGTGTCCATGGTTCATCTGGCCCATCAGTCTGCCAGGCATGCACGGATTAATGAGGTCTACACTCCGCGTGGGTTCCGCAAGCATGGGTACGCGAGTGCGGCTGTAGCTGCCCTGTGTGCTGAACTGCTCAGCAAGGGTCTGACCCCCATGCTATACGCCGATGCGGCGAACCCGGATTCTAATAAAGTCTATCAGTCGGTGGGCTTCAGGCGGACCGGAAGTATTGTCGATTTGCGCTTTCAGTAA
- a CDS encoding (2Fe-2S) ferredoxin domain-containing protein, translated as MTTWNLQGTVSHLLICNGSDCKKHKGEEVAEAIEDEITKQGADALIHTTVTRCNGRCSDACVVISYPEGVWYRDVTPKSAKSLVRKLLKGEQLEEHLLYTYEEGLKAATPKGAKGKKKK; from the coding sequence ATGACAACCTGGAATCTGCAAGGAACGGTCAGCCATTTGCTGATCTGTAACGGAAGTGACTGCAAGAAGCACAAGGGTGAAGAGGTAGCCGAAGCGATTGAGGATGAGATTACGAAGCAAGGAGCAGACGCGCTGATCCATACAACGGTAACCCGCTGCAATGGAAGATGCTCGGATGCCTGTGTAGTGATCTCATACCCCGAAGGCGTATGGTACAGGGATGTCACCCCTAAGTCGGCCAAAAGTCTGGTGCGTAAGCTGCTAAAGGGAGAACAGCTCGAGGAGCATTTGCTCTACACCTACGAAGAAGGCCTCAAGGCCGCGACCCCGAAGGGTGCCAAAGGGAAGAAGAAGAAATAA
- a CDS encoding GerAB/ArcD/ProY family transporter: MKKEVIGPNQLLALIILFELGTAVLVPIGLESGHAVWLAILFALPGGILLYLVFAHLSLQFPNQIISGYTRSILGPWLGWPVSLLFLPVILYNGSRNLREAGDLLISASYDKTPILIINSIMIIAVMYILSKGIEVFARTAEIVLWIVIIMGCICIVAVISAGLVEYRNLFPLHMGDYKQALKSAYPNILIFPFGELMCFTTILPHFNNSRKIKKTGIAAIIVSACLLSFTHAIEMAVLGENLYSRTAFPMFTTITLVNMANFIQRLDALVMLTLIIGAFFKLSVYCYAAVAIANDLFKVNDTSRLVIPAAVIMLFSSFVSAQNYTEHMNDGKTFLQTLLPVFCAVIPILLLLIHRVRRRFGLYRQQN, from the coding sequence ATGAAAAAAGAAGTGATCGGCCCGAACCAGCTGCTGGCATTGATTATTCTGTTTGAGCTGGGGACTGCCGTCCTCGTCCCTATCGGCCTGGAGAGCGGACATGCAGTCTGGCTCGCCATTCTGTTTGCCCTCCCGGGAGGCATTTTGCTGTATCTGGTGTTCGCACACCTCTCTCTCCAGTTCCCGAACCAGATCATAAGCGGATATACGCGTTCTATTCTAGGGCCATGGCTGGGCTGGCCGGTAAGTCTGCTGTTCCTGCCGGTAATTCTCTATAACGGGTCTAGAAATCTGCGGGAAGCGGGGGATTTGCTGATCTCGGCCTCCTATGACAAAACCCCGATTCTGATCATTAATTCAATTATGATTATTGCAGTGATGTACATCCTTAGCAAAGGGATAGAGGTATTTGCCAGGACCGCCGAGATTGTTTTGTGGATTGTGATCATTATGGGGTGCATCTGTATTGTCGCTGTAATCTCGGCCGGGCTGGTGGAGTATAGAAATCTGTTTCCGCTTCATATGGGCGATTATAAGCAAGCCTTGAAATCAGCCTATCCCAACATCCTGATCTTTCCGTTCGGCGAGCTGATGTGCTTCACCACCATTCTGCCCCATTTCAACAACTCCCGGAAAATCAAGAAAACAGGGATCGCAGCGATTATTGTCAGTGCCTGCCTGCTGAGCTTCACCCATGCCATTGAGATGGCTGTGTTGGGAGAAAATCTGTACAGCCGGACCGCCTTTCCCATGTTTACGACCATTACTCTTGTAAATATGGCCAATTTCATTCAACGGCTGGATGCCCTGGTGATGCTGACGCTGATTATCGGGGCGTTCTTTAAGCTGAGCGTCTATTGTTATGCTGCTGTTGCGATTGCTAACGATCTGTTCAAGGTAAACGATACCAGCAGGCTGGTTATCCCGGCAGCTGTGATTATGCTGTTCAGCTCTTTTGTCAGCGCGCAGAATTACACGGAGCATATGAATGACGGGAAGACTTTTCTGCAGACGCTTCTGCCGGTATTCTGTGCGGTAATTCCCATACTGCTGCTGCTGATTCATCGTGTCCGGCGGAGGTTCGGCTTGTACCGTCAGCAGAATTAA